In Geoanaerobacter pelophilus, the genomic window TCGCTGCCGAGTTCCAGCCGTTGCCCGCAGTGAATGCTACGTTCTGACGCCCTTTACCGTCGCTGTGACAGTAGACGTTGGCGCAGATCCCGTCGGTGGCGTTGTAGCTTCGTCCGGCACGAACGCCGGAGTAGTCGCCCATTACCCCATTGGTGTGAACCAGCGGGTTTTTGATGGTGGTGTTGCTGGATACCGTCTTGGCGTGGCACTCGGCGCAGCCCAGCGCCGTGCCCAGCGACGGGTTGGCGCTGGTGGAGATGTGGGCGCTGTGCTTCTTGGTGGTCAGGGTGGCCGCATCGCTGCCGTGGCAACCGCTGCAATTCAGGGTTCCGCCCCACTGCAGGGTTTTGTTGAAGTGGCAGGAGGTGCTGGAACAGGTCTTGGAAACCTTTGCCCAGGTAAAGGTAACCGCAGGGCTCTTGACTACGTCGAGGGAGCCGTCGATGTGACGGGAGATTCCGGAGATTACTGCGCCGCCGGCGGTAACGGTCTCATAGTGGCAGTTTACGCAGGAGGAAGCGCCATAACCGGAAACATGCTTTCTGTGGCTGTTGGCCGAGTAGCTCCCCTGGGCGCCGCTCTTGTAGTTAGGTTCGCCGGCGATACTGGAGTAGCGACCTAAGCGGACGTCATTGCCATGGCACTGGGCGCAGTTCGCGTACACCGCTGAGGAGTTCCAGCCGTTGCCGGCAGTAAACGGTACATTCTGGCGCCCTTTGCCGTCACTGTGACAGTAGACATTGCTGCAGACACCGGTGGCCCGGGCGTAGTTCTTGCCGGCGCGCTGGCCGGAATACTCGGCAAAGGTGCTGATATGAGTGGCTACGGAAACAATGGTGGTGTTGTCATTGCTGACGGTCTTGGCGTGGCAGGCCACACAACCGATGGCGTTGCCGAGAGAGGCGTTGGCAACGGTGTTGACGTGCGCCGAGTGTTTGCCGGTCGCGATCGGGTTACCGTTCGCCAGGGTGCCGCCATGGCAACCGAGGCAGTTTGCAAACCCGCTGCTGTCACCCCAAGTGGGGGTGGCGACATTGGCCGGGGCCCCTTTGCCGTTGCTGTGACAGTAGACGTTGGCGCACTGGCCGTACGGTGCGCTCCGGGCAAGGTTGGTCCAGTTGGTTGTGGCAGAACCGCGATAGGTTGCTGCTGCCCCGAACTTGGGATCACTGGTCTGGAGCTGCCAGCGGATGGTGCCCTGAACGTGGGAGGAATCAGTAACAGGATGGCACTGGTCGCAGCCGACTTCATAGTAGCCAAGGCTCTGGAGACCGGCATGCTTTAAGTGGCTGCCGGTAGTCGGTGGATTGTTTTTGTCGGCATAGTGGCAGCTGCCGCAGGCAGCCTGGCCGGTGGCCGTCCATGACGGGTTCTTGTTGCTGCCACCGTCAAGCGGGAGAACAATCTGGGTGCCACCGACTGTTACACCGCCACCATGGCAGTACAGGTTGGCGCATTTGTTGGCGGCAGGATAGGTGGTGGCGACTGCGGCCAGGGTGGTGTTGGGGGTGCTGGCGCGAACCGCATAACCACGGTTAGTGGAGGAATAAGGTACGTAGACGCCGCTGGTGACCTTGCCGCCGAATCCGTAAAAACCGATCTGGAGGGTGTTTGACAGGTTCGGCATCTTGATGCTGCCGTCAGAGATATAATGGCAGTTGTCGCACACTGAAACACCATGCTGGGAATGTGACCGGTGCGCACCGACCTGGTTCGGTTCGAGGAGATGGCTGGCCCTTGGGGTGCCCACCATCCCGGAATAGCCGCCAAGAACTATGGAGGTCGGAGGATTGCCGTGGCAAGCGTTGGTCCCGTTACCGCACGAGGCCTTGAAGCCGGTGTTATGAGTATGGCAGCTGGTGCAGACACCCGCCTGTCCCCCTTGGGCAGGGTGCCCGAGTTTGGGGACCCCTTGGTTGTTCGCGGTGTCTGCGTTATGATAGGTCAGCTGACTGTGGCAGACTTCGCAGATCCGATTGGAGCTGCTGTGGGCCGCACGGTCGTTACCCATGCTGGTATTGCTCATGAATATGACATTCACCGACTTGCTACCGCCGGGAAAGGTATGGGTCGAAATCGGGTTCATGACCGATATGGTCCGCCGGATGTTCTTGATGTTCTCGGCATCGGGCTCATGGCAGGTGGCGCAGGTGAACTCACCGTATTTACCGCCGGAGATCCCCCACCGCCCGTTCCAGCGGCTGGAACCGGTATCCTTGCTGTTGTGCATCAGGTCGGCGGCGAAAGCTGCGTTGGCTATGAACAGCAATGCCAGCAGAGCTGCCGCCAATGTGACCGTTCCGTACATTCTGCCTGGAATACCGTGTGCCTTTTTCATGATCATTACACCCTTGGCTTTAGTCGTCATTTTTATATCGTCATCTTCTATTGGTAACATTAACCCTGCTACTGGTTCGCGTGGCAGCTGGAACACTTGAGCGGGTAACCCCACCTGATCGCCGGCTGGTTCACGTGACAGGCGGTGAGGCAGGTCTTGGTAGCGGAATCCCAGGTGGAGCCGCTCAGATCGGTGCTGTCATACGAGCCGGCCTCTTTGTACCCGCCGTTGCGCATCCAGACGCCACCGGCATTGGCAACATTGGCAAGCTGGGCCTTGGTCTTGTAGGCCGATGTGGTGAACTGGACATCTTTCTTACCATTGATGTGCAGACCGGTACCGACGATATTGCCTGCCTGCAGTTTGGTCGGGGTCGTAGCGGTGTGGCAGCTGGCGCACTCGAACTTTTTACCGCTGCCGAACATCGCGTAGGTGTCGGGTTTGGCTGGGTCTACGACGCCACTGTGGCAAGTGTCGCACGACATGGTGCTGGCTACGCCGGCATTGCCGTGGGCCTTGTCCCCGGCTGACGAGTAGCCGAGGAAACCGTATCCGCCCGGTCCTTTGTAGGTATTCTTGAAGTGGATGCCGACCATGTGCCCCGAATCCTTGTACGGACCGGTGCCGTTCTTGCCCATGCTGCTCTCGGCAACATAGTGCGACTGGCCGTCATACTGCGGCGGGTTGTCGTGGCACATGCCGCAGCGGTTGGCGGTTGAACCGGCTGCGCTGTACCAGTCAGGCGTGGTCTTGAAGTTGTTCTCTGCCTGGACTGTGGACTTGCCGCTGCTGTGGCAGTAAACCATGGAGCAGGTCACGCTGACCTTGGTGGTGCCGCTGATGCCGCTGTTCGCGGTGTTGATGCCGTCTGCGGTAGCGCTGTTGAGGCCGGCGAGCCAGCTCCTGCCGGTCTGGTTCTTGTTCATGGTGACATCAATTTTACCGTTTTTGTGATTGCCGGACTCAATGGTCGGGTGACAGTTGGCGCAACCGATGCGATACACACCATTGCTTGATTTAATGGCGGTGTAGCCATAGAAAGTTATGGAGTCAAGCAGATTGCCTACATGAGTGGCATGGACCCCTGGCTTGGTGAGCAGAGTGCCATGGCAGACCTTGCAGCCGACTGACGATGCATCGCCCCAAGTTGCACCTGAACCGGAATGGCACGTTATGGTGCTGCAGGTCCTTGAGGTGCCGTTCCATGAGGCCGTTGCCTCTATCGACCGGTTGAAGTCTACGTTGATACCATTTGCCAGGTGGCTTCCGCCAGGCTTGGCAGAAAGACCGTTGGTTGTCACAGTGTTCGTGTGGCAGTAATCGCAGGAGGCAGCACCGCCGTAATAAGAAACATGACTGTTGTGACTGTTGGCTGTGGCTGATCCGGGCAGCCCAGAGTTGGCATAGTTAGGTTCACCGGCAGTGCTGGTGAAGTTTCCGGGTTGGGTATCGTTGCCGTGACACCCCTTGCAGTCGCCGAAGACTACCGAGGAGTTCCAGCCGTTACCGGCATTGAACGGCACGTTCTGCCGCCCCTTACCGTCGGAATGGCAGTAACTGTTGGCGCATGCTCCTGTTGCAATGGTGTATCTGCCGGCCCTTGTCCCGGAATAGTCACCGTAAATGCCGTTGGTATGGGTCGGATCGCTGATCACGGATTTGTTGATGTCTACAGTTTTGGCGTGGCACTCGGAACAATTGATTGCCGTGCCAAGGCTCGCATTGGCAATTGTGGAAATGTGAGCCGAATGCTTCTTAGTGGTCAGGGTCTCTTCACTGCTGCCATGACAAGAGTCGCAGCCGACACTTGACGCATCACCCCAGATCGGGCTCTTGCCGGCATGGCACGATATGTTGGAACACTGCCGCAGGTCCTTGTCATAAGCTGATCCGGCTCCGGCTTTGCTGGTATTGAAACTGACAAGGTTTGCCGGTGCCGTGAGGTGAGGCGCACCAGGCTTGATGGCGGTGCCACTGGCAGTAACAGTATCAGTGTGGCAGGTGTCGCAGGACGCCGCGCCTTTCAGAGCCAACTTGGAGGTGTGAGACTTGTGGCTGTTGGAAGTAGCTGAGCCAATAGCTCCGGTGTTAGGGTAGTTCGGCTCACCGGCAAGACTGCTGAAGTTGTTTAGGACGGTATCGTTACCGTGGCATCCCTTGCAACCTCTGGAGGCCAGGGAGGAGTTCCAACCGTTGCCGGCATTGAACACCACGTTGTACTTCCCTTTGCCGTCGCTGTGACAGTAAGCGTTTGCACAAGCCCCAGTAGCGGCAGTGTATCTTCCGGCCTTAGCTCCGGAATAATTGCCCATGACACCATCAATGTGAACGGCAGAGTTCCGGATCGTGACATTATCACTGTTGACTGTTTTTGCGTGGCATTCAACGCAAGCAATGGCATTGCCGAGCGCCGGATTGATTGTTGTCGAGATATGAACGCTGTGTTTCTTGGTTGTGAGAGTTGCGGCATCGCTGCCGTGGCAGCTGTTGCAGTTGAGGACAGCGCCCCAGACCGCACTCTTGTTGAAGTGACATTCGATATTGGAGCAGGTTTTGCCTGCTACGCGACCGAATTTCTTGCCGGCAATGTTGGACGAAGAGTAGGAGATCTGCCGGTTGATATGGCTCACGTTGACCGTTGCGCCGGTAACACCGACAACATCGGCGTGGCAATAGTAGCAGGTCGTTGCACCAGCAGCGCCGACATGCTTTTTGTGGCTGTTGGCCGAATAGCTGCCCTGGGCACCGCTCTTGTAGTTAGGCTCGCCGGCTACGCTGGAGTAGTGGCCGAGCAGGTTATCGTTGCCGTGGCATCCGATGCAGTTGGTGTAGACTGTTGTCGACTTCCAACCGTTGGCAAGGGTGAAGCTGACATTGCGCTTTCCTTTGCCGCTTGTATGGCAGTAGGTATTGGCACAGTTTCCCGCAAGGTTGTCATAGCTTCTGCCTGCCTTGGCACCGGAATAGTTGACCAGGCCATTGCCATGCAGCTGGCGGTTCGCAAATGTCCGGTCGTCACTATTTACCGTGAGGGCATGGCAATCGGCGCAAAGATAGTTGATTCCGAGTGTTGCCGCATTGTTTATGTGAGCCTTGTGCCTGCCGGAGCTTATCGGCTGCAGGCTGGCTACGTTGTTGCCGTGGCAACCGGTGCAGGTTGTTGATACCGGTGTGCCCCAGACCTGGCTGTATGAACCTTTGCCGCCATGGCAATAGATATTCGAGCAGGTCTTGCTGGGCTTGTCATAATCGAATGTCTTGCCGTTGCCTGAAACAACATCGATGCTCCGGTTCAGGTGGCTGTTGACATCCTGCTTTAGATTCCCTGCCGCATCTACCGTGTCATTATGGCAGTCGATACAGGTTGCCGCCCCGAAATCCACATGGTTCTTGTGATCGTTGGCATAAACCGTTCCGGCACCACCGCTGAGGTAGTTAGGCTCACCGTTGACGCTGGTGAAGTCCGGTGAGGTGTCGTTTCCGTGGCATCCGGTGCACCCAAGAGTTGCTGTGCTCTTCCAGGCATTAGCGGGGGTAAACGGTGCATTGCGTTTCCCTTTGCCGTCGGTGTGGCAGTAAGTGGCGGAGCAAACTCCGGTTGCAGTCGTGTAGGTGTTCCTGCCGCCGGACATTACGCCGGTAACGTTCTTGAAGCCGTTGCCATGGACCACGGTGTTAAGGATGCTCCGATCATTGGAACCGGCGGTGAGTGCGTGGCAGGTATCGCAACTGAAGTTCTTGCCAAGAATGGACTTGTTGTTGATGTGAGCCTTGTGTTTACCGGTGCTGATCTGTTTTTGCGCCAGGGCGTTGTTGCCATGGCACCCGGTGCAGTCAAGCGGGAAGATCTTGCCCCAGCGTGCCGGGACACTGCCGGTTCCGTGGCAGTTAATATTGGAGCAGGTTCTGGTCGCCTGGTCGTATGCGAAGCTCTTGTCCCCTCCCGGCGCGACATCACGTGTCCGGTTCAGGTGACTGGCACCCGACAGTAGCGCTCCAGAGGCATCAACCGTGCTGTTGTGGCAGTAAACACAGGTTGTCGCGCCCGCGCCGCCCATGTGGCGCTCGTGGCTGTTGGCTCGGAGGCTGAGTTCTTCGGCATTGGTGTAGTTCGGTTCACCATAATTGCTGGTGAATGCAGGCGAAGCGGCATTGCCGTGGCACCCGATGCAATTGGAATAGGTAACTGCCGATTTCCAGCCATTGCCAAGACTGAATGCCGTGTTCTGCGATCCTTTACCGTCGGTGTGACAATATGTATTGGCACAGTTCCCCTGAGCGGAGTCGTAGCTTCGACCAGCCCGTGCACCTGAGTAGTTGAGTATGCCGTTGCCGTGCAGCTGGCGATTGAAAAAGGTCCGGTCATCAGGGTTTATGGTCTGACCGTGGCACTCGGCGCATTTGAAGTTGCCGCCAATGTCAGGATTTTTAATATGCGCGGTATGCTTGTTAGTGGCTATGGCGTTTGAACTTCCGGCATTGTTGCCGTGACAGCCAGTACAGTCTGCGGATACCGGCGTACCCCAGATCTGGGTGGGAGATCCGACTCCGCCGTGACAGGTTATGTTGGTACAGCTCTTTAAGCCGGCATCGTATATGAAGTTCTTCCCGTTGCCCGGCTTTATGTCGATCCTTTTGTTGACGTGGGTACTGGCATTGGCAAGGATGACACCCGTGCCGTTGACGGTATCGGCATGGCAGCTGATACAGGTCGTGGCCCCGAAATCGACATGGTTCTTGTGATCATTGGCCCTGAGCGATCCGGGGAGTCCGGTCGCATAGTTTGGCTCACCGGCCGCGCTGACGAAATCAGGACTGGCATCATTGCCGTGACAACCGGTACAGCTGAGCGTTGCCGTAGATTTCCAGGCATTGGCAACGGTAAACGGCACATTCTGCTTGCCCTTGCCGTCGGAGTGACAATAGTTGGCGGAGCAGACACCGGTTGAGATGTCGTAGGCGCCTCTGCCACCAGCCATGACCCCGGTAAAGTTCTTGAAACCGTTACCATGCAAGGAGGTATCGAGGATGCTTCTATCATCGAGTCCGGCTGTCAAGGCATGGCAGGTATTGCAGCGCACATTCTTGCCCCAGATATTGACGTTGTGATTAATGTGGGCAGTGTGCTTGCCGGTGCTGAGCGGCCTGAAGCTTGAAGCATTGTTGCCGTGGCAACCGGTACAATCTGCCGGGAAGATCTTGCCCCAGCGTGCAGAATTGCTGTAGCCGCCGTGGCATAAGATATTGGAACAGGTTCTTGTTGCAGGGTCGTATTGGAAGTTCTTGCCGGCACCTGCTTGCACGTCGATCCGGCGATTCGTATGGCTGGTGCTGTTGACCAGTATAGCCCCTGTCGAGTTCACAGTAGAAGCGTGGCAGTAGATGCAGGTTGAAACGCCGACTCCGCCCATATGTCGAGAATGGCTGTTGGCTCGCGGCTGGGTCTCTGTATCATTGGCATAGTTAGGTTCGCCGCCGAGACTGGTAAAGGCAGGAGCAACGTCATTACCGTGGCAGCCGTTACAGTTGCTGTAAACGGTCCCT contains:
- a CDS encoding CxxxxCH/CxxCH domain c-type cytochrome produces the protein MLPIEDDDIKMTTKAKGVMIMKKAHGIPGRMYGTVTLAAALLALLFIANAAFAADLMHNSKDTGSSRWNGRWGISGGKYGEFTCATCHEPDAENIKNIRRTISVMNPISTHTFPGGSKSVNVIFMSNTSMGNDRAAHSSSNRICEVCHSQLTYHNADTANNQGVPKLGHPAQGGQAGVCTSCHTHNTGFKASCGNGTNACHGNPPTSIVLGGYSGMVGTPRASHLLEPNQVGAHRSHSQHGVSVCDNCHYISDGSIKMPNLSNTLQIGFYGFGGKVTSGVYVPYSSTNRGYAVRASTPNTTLAAVATTYPAANKCANLYCHGGGVTVGGTQIVLPLDGGSNKNPSWTATGQAACGSCHYADKNNPPTTGSHLKHAGLQSLGYYEVGCDQCHPVTDSSHVQGTIRWQLQTSDPKFGAAATYRGSATTNWTNLARSAPYGQCANVYCHSNGKGAPANVATPTWGDSSGFANCLGCHGGTLANGNPIATGKHSAHVNTVANASLGNAIGCVACHAKTVSNDNTTIVSVATHISTFAEYSGQRAGKNYARATGVCSNVYCHSDGKGRQNVPFTAGNGWNSSAVYANCAQCHGNDVRLGRYSSIAGEPNYKSGAQGSYSANSHRKHVSGYGASSCVNCHYETVTAGGAVISGISRHIDGSLDVVKSPAVTFTWAKVSKTCSSTSCHFNKTLQWGGTLNCSGCHGSDAATLTTKKHSAHISTSANPSLGTALGCAECHAKTVSSNTTIKNPLVHTNGVMGDYSGVRAGRSYNATDGICANVYCHSDGKGRQNVAFTAGNGWNSAATYADCKQCHGNDEQFGHYSTHAGEPNYANAGYVGLRANSHKKHTKSGAVTCSNCHGDTTTNGTAIKSGSTTHINGTRNVVQNGTTAQFVWDNGVNRTCSTINCHFGNSATWG
- a CDS encoding CxxxxCH/CxxCH domain c-type cytochrome yields the protein MRDRLLKTFAGMACSSRKVFQTGFWGVAIAIALSLFSPLVTNADAVSPLIHNSTYGGTGKYGEWGQDYTCATCHTKSATPNIKKVATSVKTPTGMRKVVMSRYTSMSRTVLGRYTAMSTDVVGVLGNDRRTIYQERSQNICEVCHHRTEYHQYSASKIAVKAGGLNHTAHKSNNRDCTGCHAHQNAFKRPAVESCDSCHGNPPTTATIGAPSGLYTNTFGDPPTHSGAHSKHRNVLGFECQVCHNNYGHGLLGNDYVELGFRISSSNWKPFVGEVTTGTITVSNSAGLNTQFSVAPNNPGTTLLRAPDAMNCNIYCHGDNWNVPSGRTGTGVSWIQGPLGACSNAICHGTSAQNPPTPILLGNVSTGAHRTHVSKLNSACTTCHEDLPDPHMVNGRVNLNMTQANANLPAITAQAKYNGFTLYSTHTLAASGSYFSCSNMYCHSNVQGTNGTGAPTAYQGAVKWGGNGSNAYLACDSCHGGKRTDSTPINSGAHNKHIATSYYQYSCDSCHTGAGKNDQSKHANKKIEVTMAGSYSGSYTQTTNVPGDGFGSCSNVNCHYGKSVGWGDGTLNCNSCHGSDSSTLSSGRHAGHISTTANSNLGTAFKCTACHAQVVSSNTTISNYLRHANGFSDYSGRNAGRSYTAVDGTCANVYCHTDGKGRQNVPFTAGNGWNSGTVYSNCNGCHGNDVAPAFTSLGGEPNYANDTETQPRANSHSRHMGGVGVSTCIYCHASTVNSTGAILVNSTSHTNRRIDVQAGAGKNFQYDPATRTCSNILCHGGYSNSARWGKIFPADCTGCHGNNASSFRPLSTGKHTAHINHNVNIWGKNVRCNTCHALTAGLDDRSILDTSLHGNGFKNFTGVMAGGRGAYDISTGVCSANYCHSDGKGKQNVPFTVANAWKSTATLSCTGCHGNDASPDFVSAAGEPNYATGLPGSLRANDHKNHVDFGATTCISCHADTVNGTGVILANASTHVNKRIDIKPGNGKNFIYDAGLKSCTNITCHGGVGSPTQIWGTPVSADCTGCHGNNAGSSNAIATNKHTAHIKNPDIGGNFKCAECHGQTINPDDRTFFNRQLHGNGILNYSGARAGRSYDSAQGNCANTYCHTDGKGSQNTAFSLGNGWKSAVTYSNCIGCHGNAASPAFTSNYGEPNYTNAEELSLRANSHERHMGGAGATTCVYCHNSTVDASGALLSGASHLNRTRDVAPGGDKSFAYDQATRTCSNINCHGTGSVPARWGKIFPLDCTGCHGNNALAQKQISTGKHKAHINNKSILGKNFSCDTCHALTAGSNDRSILNTVVHGNGFKNVTGVMSGGRNTYTTATGVCSATYCHTDGKGKRNAPFTPANAWKSTATLGCTGCHGNDTSPDFTSVNGEPNYLSGGAGTVYANDHKNHVDFGAATCIDCHNDTVDAAGNLKQDVNSHLNRSIDVVSGNGKTFDYDKPSKTCSNIYCHGGKGSYSQVWGTPVSTTCTGCHGNNVASLQPISSGRHKAHINNAATLGINYLCADCHALTVNSDDRTFANRQLHGNGLVNYSGAKAGRSYDNLAGNCANTYCHTSGKGKRNVSFTLANGWKSTTVYTNCIGCHGNDNLLGHYSSVAGEPNYKSGAQGSYSANSHKKHVGAAGATTCYYCHADVVGVTGATVNVSHINRQISYSSSNIAGKKFGRVAGKTCSNIECHFNKSAVWGAVLNCNSCHGSDAATLTTKKHSVHISTTINPALGNAIACVECHAKTVNSDNVTIRNSAVHIDGVMGNYSGAKAGRYTAATGACANAYCHSDGKGKYNVVFNAGNGWNSSLASRGCKGCHGNDTVLNNFSSLAGEPNYPNTGAIGSATSNSHKSHTSKLALKGAASCDTCHTDTVTASGTAIKPGAPHLTAPANLVSFNTSKAGAGSAYDKDLRQCSNISCHAGKSPIWGDASSVGCDSCHGSSEETLTTKKHSAHISTIANASLGTAINCSECHAKTVDINKSVISDPTHTNGIYGDYSGTRAGRYTIATGACANSYCHSDGKGRQNVPFNAGNGWNSSVVFGDCKGCHGNDTQPGNFTSTAGEPNYANSGLPGSATANSHNSHVSYYGGAASCDYCHTNTVTTNGLSAKPGGSHLANGINVDFNRSIEATASWNGTSRTCSTITCHSGSGATWGDASSVGCKVCHGTLLTKPGVHATHVGNLLDSITFYGYTAIKSSNGVYRIGCANCHPTIESGNHKNGKIDVTMNKNQTGRSWLAGLNSATADGINTANSGISGTTKVSVTCSMVYCHSSGKSTVQAENNFKTTPDWYSAAGSTANRCGMCHDNPPQYDGQSHYVAESSMGKNGTGPYKDSGHMVGIHFKNTYKGPGGYGFLGYSSAGDKAHGNAGVASTMSCDTCHSGVVDPAKPDTYAMFGSGKKFECASCHTATTPTKLQAGNIVGTGLHINGKKDVQFTTSAYKTKAQLANVANAGGVWMRNGGYKEAGSYDSTDLSGSTWDSATKTCLTACHVNQPAIRWGYPLKCSSCHANQ